The following are encoded in a window of Lates calcarifer isolate ASB-BC8 linkage group LG20, TLL_Latcal_v3, whole genome shotgun sequence genomic DNA:
- the mettl27 gene encoding methyltransferase-like protein 27 isoform X2, producing the protein MSAVTNTFENVKAVILSCHKGTTPKEKVDFYDTWAQNYDQDVAVLDYRAPSLAASRISSHFSGDRAAAAVLDVACGTGLVAKQLKRHGFGQFVGIDGSEAMLELARESGLYRDLKQSMLGEEPLPVQWADSFDVVLIVGALSVGQVPVGVVRELCKSAKPGGYVCMTTRGNRDNLEFKGALERELKQMEDEGLWSCVEVTEVKDWERAVSEQEDGYISGTVYLYKKLQL; encoded by the exons ATGTCAGCTGTAActaacacatttgaaaatgtgaaagcagTTATCTTATCATGTCATAAAGGCACTACACCAAAAGAAAAGGTGGACTTCTACGATACCTGGGCACAGAACTATGATCAG GATGTGGCTGTTCTGGACTACCGTGCACCAAGTCTGGCAGCAAGCCGCATCTCCTCCCATTTCAGCGGTGACCgggcagcagctgctgtgttggaCGTGGCCTGTGGTACTGGACTGGTAGCCAAACAg CTGAAGAGACatggatttggacagtttgtGGGTATTGATGGAAGCGAGGCTATGCTGGAGTTGGCCAGAGAGAGCGGGTTGTACCGGGACCTGAAGCAGTCCATGCTGGGAGAGGAGCCACTGCCTGTCCAGTGGG CGGATTCTTTTGATGTGGTCTTGATCGTTGGAGCGCTGAGTGTTGGTCAGGTCCCGGTTGGTGTGGTCAGAGAGCTGTGCAAATCCGCTAAACCAG GTGGCTACGTTTGCATGACAACCAGAGGTAACCGTGACAATCTGGAGTTCAAAGGCGCCCTGGAGCGTGAGCTGAAGCAGATGGAGGACGAGGGGCTTTGGAGTTGTGTAGAGGTCACTGAAGTGAAAGACTGGGAGAGGGCAGTGTCAGAGCAGGAGGATGGCTATATATCTGGCACTGTGTACCTCTACAAGAAACTACAACTATAG
- the mettl27 gene encoding methyltransferase-like protein 27 isoform X1, producing the protein MSAVTNTFENVKAVILSCHKGTTPKEKVDFYDTWAQNYDQDVAVLDYRAPSLAASRISSHFSGDRAAAAVLDVACGTGLVAKQLKRHGFGQFVGIDGSEAMLELARESGLYRDLKQSMLGEEPLPVQWVKLFRFTLPLPADSFDVVLIVGALSVGQVPVGVVRELCKSAKPGGYVCMTTRGNRDNLEFKGALERELKQMEDEGLWSCVEVTEVKDWERAVSEQEDGYISGTVYLYKKLQL; encoded by the exons ATGTCAGCTGTAActaacacatttgaaaatgtgaaagcagTTATCTTATCATGTCATAAAGGCACTACACCAAAAGAAAAGGTGGACTTCTACGATACCTGGGCACAGAACTATGATCAG GATGTGGCTGTTCTGGACTACCGTGCACCAAGTCTGGCAGCAAGCCGCATCTCCTCCCATTTCAGCGGTGACCgggcagcagctgctgtgttggaCGTGGCCTGTGGTACTGGACTGGTAGCCAAACAg CTGAAGAGACatggatttggacagtttgtGGGTATTGATGGAAGCGAGGCTATGCTGGAGTTGGCCAGAGAGAGCGGGTTGTACCGGGACCTGAAGCAGTCCATGCTGGGAGAGGAGCCACTGCCTGTCCAGTGGG TGAAGCTCTTCCGCTTCACTCTTCCTCTTCCAGCGGATTCTTTTGATGTGGTCTTGATCGTTGGAGCGCTGAGTGTTGGTCAGGTCCCGGTTGGTGTGGTCAGAGAGCTGTGCAAATCCGCTAAACCAG GTGGCTACGTTTGCATGACAACCAGAGGTAACCGTGACAATCTGGAGTTCAAAGGCGCCCTGGAGCGTGAGCTGAAGCAGATGGAGGACGAGGGGCTTTGGAGTTGTGTAGAGGTCACTGAAGTGAAAGACTGGGAGAGGGCAGTGTCAGAGCAGGAGGATGGCTATATATCTGGCACTGTGTACCTCTACAAGAAACTACAACTATAG